A genomic segment from Burkholderia plantarii encodes:
- a CDS encoding DMT family transporter gives MTPPVIALVLFAAILHATWNAVLRSGVDRLWTLTVMSFATTAAALACAPWLPLPARASWPCLGLSALLQVGYSVFLAHAYQGAELGQVYPVVRGTVPLLVALGGYWWAGQRLDAGSLAGVLLISGGIASLVLGRRRIARRPLLAALTTSLFIAGYVTTDGVGARLAGDPRAYAVWIFVVYGVLMPAAFALHGRRLGTGHAWRETAKAAAGGVISMIGYTATVAALSLGPIGPVSALRETSIVFSLIIGWACLGERPTGQRIAAAAAVVVGAGCLTYHA, from the coding sequence ATGACGCCGCCCGTCATCGCGCTGGTGCTGTTCGCCGCGATCCTGCATGCGACCTGGAACGCCGTGCTGCGCAGCGGCGTCGATCGCCTCTGGACCCTCACCGTCATGAGCTTCGCGACCACCGCGGCGGCGCTCGCCTGCGCGCCGTGGCTGCCCCTGCCGGCGCGCGCGAGCTGGCCCTGCCTCGGGCTCTCGGCGCTGCTGCAGGTGGGCTACAGCGTGTTCCTGGCGCATGCGTACCAGGGCGCCGAACTCGGGCAGGTGTATCCGGTGGTGCGGGGCACGGTGCCGCTGCTGGTCGCGCTCGGCGGCTATTGGTGGGCCGGTCAGCGGCTCGACGCGGGGTCGCTGGCCGGCGTGCTGCTGATCTCCGGCGGCATCGCGAGCCTGGTGCTGGGGCGCCGCCGGATCGCCCGGCGGCCGCTGCTGGCCGCGCTCACCACCAGCCTGTTCATCGCCGGCTACGTCACCACCGACGGCGTGGGCGCGAGGCTGGCCGGCGACCCGCGCGCCTACGCGGTCTGGATCTTCGTGGTCTACGGCGTGCTGATGCCGGCCGCGTTCGCGCTGCACGGGCGCCGGCTCGGCACGGGCCACGCGTGGCGCGAGACCGCGAAGGCGGCGGCGGGCGGCGTGATCTCGATGATCGGCTACACGGCCACGGTCGCGGCGCTCTCGCTCGGGCCGATCGGGCCGGTATCGGCGCTGCGCGAGACCAGCATCGTGTTTTCGCTGATCATCGGCTGGGCCTGCCTGGGCGAGCGCCCGACCGGGCAGCGGATCGCGGCCGCCGCGGCGGTCGTGGTCGGCGCCGGGTGCCTCACGTATCACGCTTGA
- a CDS encoding SDR family oxidoreductase translates to MSRTWFITGIGSGFGREMAGRLLARGERVAGTLRDAAAVAPLRERYGARLWTATLDLTDAHEIARVVAQAFDAFGRLDVIVNNAGYGLFGVTEGLDDAQVRHQLDTNLVAPIQVTRAALPRLRAQGGGRILAISSYGGQATHAGAALYHASKWGMEGFFDALAAEVAPFGIGVTIVEPGGARTGFRRAAGRHFGAEVEAYRDTPVGALRARLADPGFVARGDPAKMVDIMIASVDETPAPKRIVLGRDAYTMIRNALAERLAAVEAGRDLAFSTDFPETQ, encoded by the coding sequence ATGTCCAGAACCTGGTTCATCACCGGCATCGGCAGCGGCTTCGGCCGCGAGATGGCCGGCCGGTTGCTCGCGCGCGGCGAGCGCGTGGCCGGCACCCTGCGCGACGCCGCGGCCGTCGCGCCGCTGCGCGAGCGATACGGTGCGCGGCTGTGGACCGCGACGCTCGACCTGACCGACGCGCACGAGATCGCGCGCGTCGTGGCGCAGGCGTTCGACGCGTTCGGCCGCCTCGACGTGATCGTCAACAATGCCGGCTACGGGCTGTTCGGCGTGACCGAGGGGCTCGATGACGCGCAGGTGCGCCACCAGCTCGACACCAATCTCGTCGCGCCGATCCAGGTCACGCGCGCCGCGCTGCCGCGACTGCGCGCGCAGGGCGGCGGCCGGATTCTGGCGATCTCGAGCTACGGCGGGCAGGCGACGCACGCCGGCGCGGCGCTCTATCACGCGAGCAAGTGGGGCATGGAGGGATTCTTCGACGCGCTGGCGGCCGAGGTCGCGCCGTTTGGCATCGGCGTGACGATCGTCGAGCCGGGCGGCGCGCGCACCGGGTTCCGGCGCGCGGCGGGCAGGCACTTCGGCGCGGAGGTGGAGGCCTATCGCGACACGCCGGTCGGCGCGCTGCGCGCGCGGCTTGCGGACCCCGGCTTCGTCGCGCGCGGCGATCCGGCGAAGATGGTCGACATCATGATCGCGAGCGTCGACGAGACGCCGGCGCCGAAGCGGATCGTGCTCGGCCGCGACGCCTACACGATGATCCGCAACGCGCTGGCCGAGCGGCTCGCGGCCGTCGAGGCCGGCCGCGATCTTGCATTCTCGACCGACTTTCCCGAGACGCAGTGA
- a CDS encoding PLP-dependent aminotransferase family protein, translated as MDYRVLLSAFSRDAGGEGAGSGRLSQQQRLYACLREAILRRTLDADTALPSSRTLAEALRIARNTVLYAYERLAAEGFVVADRQGTRVARTLLPAERGASVAPLAPPPLSRRATSLGRFSDRASETGAFVPGVPALDAFPLAAWRRAVERAWRRVGPAQLDYQPSAGNLPLRHAIVDYLRVSRGVACDADQVLITDGTQHGLDLCARALADAGDIAWIENPGYGGARVALRAAGLRLVPVPVDAHGLAPAPDLWRTAPPRLVYITPSHQYPLGAVMSPERRIALVRAARDAGAWIVEDDYDSEFRHHGTPLAALQSSVRDAPVIYLGTFSKVMFPALRIGFVVVPAAIAIELERVSAALAPRGRLADQLALAEFIEAGHFTRHLRRMRRLYAERRDLLHDTLSRRLGGLLTVSAGDGGMHLSARLDAEVSDLDVYRAGRAHGLVIRPLSPFCAPGTDASAYNGLVLGYGNVATETMDGAVIRLERAIADARRARRGA; from the coding sequence ATGGATTACCGTGTCCTGCTCTCGGCGTTCTCGCGCGACGCCGGCGGCGAGGGCGCCGGCTCGGGCCGGCTCAGCCAGCAGCAACGCCTCTACGCCTGCCTTCGCGAGGCGATCCTGCGGCGCACACTCGACGCGGACACGGCGCTGCCCTCGTCGCGCACGCTGGCCGAGGCACTGCGGATCGCGCGCAACACGGTGCTCTACGCCTACGAGCGGCTCGCCGCCGAGGGCTTCGTGGTGGCGGACCGGCAGGGCACGCGCGTGGCGCGCACGCTGCTGCCGGCCGAACGTGGCGCGAGCGTCGCGCCGCTCGCGCCGCCGCCGCTGTCACGTCGCGCCACCAGCCTCGGCCGCTTCTCCGATCGCGCCAGCGAGACCGGCGCGTTCGTGCCCGGCGTGCCGGCGCTCGACGCGTTCCCGCTCGCGGCGTGGCGGCGCGCGGTCGAGCGCGCCTGGCGCCGCGTCGGCCCCGCGCAGCTCGACTATCAGCCGTCGGCCGGCAACCTGCCGCTGCGCCATGCGATCGTCGACTACCTGCGCGTTTCGCGCGGCGTGGCCTGCGACGCGGACCAGGTGCTGATTACCGACGGCACCCAGCACGGGCTCGACCTCTGCGCCCGCGCGCTCGCCGACGCCGGCGACATCGCCTGGATCGAGAACCCCGGCTACGGCGGCGCCCGCGTCGCGCTGCGCGCGGCCGGGCTGCGCCTGGTCCCGGTGCCGGTGGACGCCCACGGCCTCGCGCCGGCGCCCGACCTCTGGCGCACCGCGCCGCCGCGGCTCGTCTACATCACGCCCTCGCATCAATATCCGCTCGGCGCCGTGATGTCGCCCGAGCGCCGCATCGCGCTGGTACGGGCCGCGCGCGACGCCGGCGCCTGGATCGTCGAGGACGACTACGACAGCGAGTTCCGCCATCACGGCACGCCGCTCGCGGCGCTGCAAAGCAGCGTGCGCGATGCGCCCGTGATCTATCTCGGCACGTTCTCGAAGGTCATGTTCCCGGCGCTGCGGATCGGCTTCGTGGTGGTGCCGGCCGCGATCGCGATCGAACTCGAACGCGTCTCGGCGGCGCTCGCGCCGCGCGGGCGCCTGGCCGACCAGCTCGCGCTCGCCGAGTTCATCGAGGCCGGCCATTTCACGCGCCACCTGCGCCGCATGCGCCGGCTCTACGCCGAGCGCCGCGACCTGCTGCACGATACGCTGTCGCGCCGACTCGGCGGCCTGCTGACGGTGTCGGCCGGCGACGGCGGCATGCATCTGTCGGCGCGGCTCGACGCCGAAGTCTCCGACCTCGACGTCTATCGCGCCGGCCGCGCGCACGGCCTCGTGATCCGGCCGCTCTCGCCGTTCTGCGCGCCGGGGACCGACGCGTCGGCCTACAACGGCCTCGTGCTCGGCTACGGCAACGTGGCCACCGAGACGATGGACGGCGCCGTGATCCGGCTCGAACGCGCGATCGCGGATGCGCGTCGCGCGCGACGCGGCGCCTGA
- a CDS encoding LysR family transcriptional regulator, with protein sequence MLNFRHLYYYWVVVQEGGFARAAGRLGMAVQTISAQVRELERSLGHALLKPAGRGVTMTEAGQAAFARADEMFRIGARIADDVRAAAGGELARFAIGLTDGVSKLAAHAVLAPALDTPSLRLLCHEGELDALLAELALHRLDLVLASQPAPPHPTLRLTSERLAASAVDWYGPASIVSAAARERFPGNLATLPVLLPTAQSPLRAQLERGFEALGVRPRIVGEFEDSALMAVFGARGLGVFPLAEAGAGDAALLRGLRRLGRAPGVVDEIYAIRSRRGEHHPLAEKLRRASA encoded by the coding sequence ATGCTGAATTTCCGTCATTTGTACTACTACTGGGTGGTCGTGCAGGAGGGCGGCTTCGCGCGCGCGGCCGGGCGGCTCGGGATGGCCGTGCAGACCATCAGCGCGCAGGTGCGCGAGCTCGAGCGGTCGCTCGGCCACGCGCTGCTGAAGCCGGCCGGACGCGGCGTGACGATGACCGAGGCGGGCCAGGCCGCGTTCGCGCGCGCCGACGAGATGTTCCGGATCGGCGCGCGGATCGCCGACGACGTGCGCGCGGCGGCCGGCGGCGAGCTGGCGCGGTTCGCGATCGGCCTGACCGACGGCGTGTCGAAGCTGGCCGCGCACGCGGTGCTCGCGCCGGCGCTCGACACGCCGTCGCTGCGGCTGCTCTGCCATGAGGGCGAACTCGACGCGCTGCTCGCGGAGCTGGCGCTGCACCGGCTCGACCTCGTGCTGGCGAGCCAGCCGGCGCCGCCGCATCCGACGCTGCGGCTGACGAGCGAGCGGCTGGCGGCCTCGGCGGTGGACTGGTACGGGCCGGCCTCGATCGTCAGCGCGGCGGCGCGCGAGCGCTTTCCCGGCAATCTCGCGACGCTGCCGGTGCTGCTGCCCACCGCGCAGTCGCCGCTGCGCGCGCAGCTCGAGCGCGGCTTCGAGGCGCTCGGCGTGCGGCCGAGGATCGTCGGCGAATTCGAGGACAGCGCGCTGATGGCCGTGTTCGGCGCGCGCGGGCTCGGCGTGTTCCCGCTGGCCGAGGCGGGCGCCGGCGACGCGGCGCTGCTGCGTGGCCTGCGCCGGCTCGGGCGCGCGCCGGGCGTGGTCGACGAGATCTACGCGATCCGCTCGCGGCGCGGCGAGCATCATCCGCTGGCCGAAAAGCTCCGCCGCGCGTCGGCATGA
- a CDS encoding LysR family transcriptional regulator, whose amino-acid sequence MNERVSLTELRALAAVAAHRSFRKAADEMELAPSTLSHLMRELEARLGMRLLNRTTRSVAPTEAGARLVAQLQPLLRGLDDALSDLSAARDEPGGRLRLTASETVSMLLVQHVIPAFLARHPRVEVDLVAQSEFVDIVAERYDAGFRLGDEVPRDMVAVRFGSPSRMLTVASPAYLKRHPAPKTPDDLARHRCIRSRTPAGRPYRWEFARHGQPHVLDVPGTLTLNRTELMIEAALRGLGIAFVPELLAMPYLRDRSLRAVLSDWCPAYVGLFLYYPGHRQVPAALRAFIEVLKELDVTRV is encoded by the coding sequence ATGAATGAGCGCGTGAGCCTGACCGAGCTGCGGGCGCTGGCCGCCGTGGCCGCGCACCGCAGCTTCCGCAAGGCGGCCGACGAAATGGAGCTGGCCCCCTCGACGCTGAGCCACCTGATGCGCGAACTGGAAGCGCGGCTCGGCATGCGCCTGCTGAACCGCACCACGCGCAGCGTCGCGCCCACCGAGGCCGGCGCGCGGCTCGTCGCGCAGTTGCAGCCGCTGCTGCGCGGGCTCGACGACGCGCTGTCCGATCTCAGCGCGGCGCGCGACGAACCGGGCGGCCGGCTGCGGCTGACCGCATCCGAGACGGTCTCGATGCTGCTGGTCCAGCACGTGATCCCGGCCTTCCTCGCGCGCCACCCACGGGTGGAAGTCGATCTGGTGGCACAGTCCGAGTTCGTCGACATCGTCGCCGAGCGCTACGACGCCGGCTTCCGGCTCGGCGACGAGGTGCCGAGGGACATGGTCGCCGTGCGTTTCGGCAGCCCGTCGCGGATGCTGACGGTGGCCTCGCCCGCCTACCTGAAGCGGCATCCGGCGCCGAAGACGCCGGACGATCTCGCGCGGCACCGCTGCATCCGCTCGCGCACGCCGGCCGGGCGGCCCTATCGCTGGGAGTTCGCGCGGCACGGCCAGCCGCATGTGCTCGACGTACCCGGCACGCTGACGCTGAACCGCACCGAGCTGATGATCGAGGCCGCCCTGCGCGGGCTCGGCATCGCGTTCGTGCCGGAGCTGCTGGCGATGCCCTACCTGCGCGACAGGTCGCTGCGCGCGGTGCTGTCCGACTGGTGTCCGGCCTACGTGGGCCTGTTCCTCTACTACCCGGGCCACCGCCAGGTGCCGGCCGCGCTGCGTGCGTTCATCGAGGTGCTGAAGGAACTCGACGTCACGCGCGTCTGA
- a CDS encoding TerC family protein → MDHLLTLAADPAVWAALVTLVTMEIVLGIDNLIFISILSNKLPEAQRARTQRIGIGLALVMRLALLGTVAWIARLTQPAFTLFDHAFSWRDMILLAGGLFLVWKATREIHHHVAPGGGEPGAGGAGAALLTPLAAIGQILVLDLVFSIDSIVTAIGMTEHVAIMFVAVIAAVTVMMFAAGPLSRFIDRNPTIVMLALSFLVVIGMTLIAEGFGSHVPKGYIYAAMAFSAFVEGMNMLSRRAKAKRSPGGGGH, encoded by the coding sequence ATGGACCACCTGCTGACACTCGCCGCCGATCCGGCCGTCTGGGCCGCCCTCGTCACGCTGGTCACGATGGAAATCGTGCTCGGCATCGACAACCTGATCTTCATCTCGATCCTCAGCAACAAGCTGCCCGAGGCGCAGCGCGCGCGCACCCAGCGCATCGGCATCGGGCTCGCGCTGGTGATGCGGCTCGCGCTGCTCGGCACCGTGGCCTGGATCGCGCGCCTCACGCAGCCGGCCTTCACGCTGTTCGATCACGCGTTCTCGTGGCGCGACATGATCCTGCTCGCGGGCGGCCTGTTCCTGGTCTGGAAGGCGACCCGCGAGATCCATCACCACGTCGCGCCGGGCGGCGGCGAGCCCGGCGCCGGCGGCGCGGGCGCCGCCCTGCTCACGCCGCTCGCGGCGATCGGGCAGATCCTGGTGCTCGACCTGGTGTTCTCGATCGACAGCATCGTGACCGCGATCGGCATGACCGAGCACGTCGCGATCATGTTCGTGGCGGTGATCGCCGCCGTCACCGTGATGATGTTCGCGGCCGGCCCGCTGTCGCGCTTCATCGACCGCAACCCGACGATCGTGATGCTCGCGCTGAGCTTCCTCGTCGTGATCGGCATGACGCTGATCGCCGAGGGCTTCGGCAGCCACGTGCCGAAGGGCTACATCTACGCGGCGATGGCCTTCTCGGCGTTCGTCGAGGGCATGAACATGCTGTCGCGGCGCGCGAAGGCGAAGCGCTCGCCGGGCGGCGGCGGGCATTGA